The following are from one region of the Salvia hispanica cultivar TCC Black 2014 chromosome 1, UniMelb_Shisp_WGS_1.0, whole genome shotgun sequence genome:
- the LOC125216497 gene encoding 1-aminocyclopropane-1-carboxylate oxidase homolog 1-like, with amino-acid sequence MVGVSNVDFDWEKEVKEFDERKTGVKGLVDAGVKEIPRLFVHPQEVIDRYPTAKGAAVELPVIDLTGAESGGARRREVVEAIGKAAREWGFFSIINHGVPLETMNAMLESIKRFHELPYEEKESLYTYERSKLVKWNSNLPAQKGDPACWRDVLNVVYTNDHLDSHEIPSACRKEMEEYVKYMIEVRELMAELFSEALGLPTDYLSKMECMKSQSISCLYYPACPEPHKTLGAPKHSDTTFLTLLIQDTLGGLQMLRDNQWVDVPPVPGALITNFGDLMQILSNDEFMSVEHRVLSQLAGPRISVATFSTPSIRAQGKPFGPIKELVTKDKPAVYRDFMFEEYFQYYKVKGARVESAFDYYRINK; translated from the exons ATGGTGGGTGTTAGCAACGTAGATTTCGATTGGGAGAAAGAAGTTAAGGAATTCGACGAAAGAAAAACAGGAGTGAAGGGTCTGGTGGATGCGGGAGTGAAGGAGATACCCCGTCTCTTCGTGCATCCGCAGGAGGTCATAGACCGTTACCCAACAGCCAAGGGCGCAGCGGTGGAGCTTCCTGTGATAGACCTGACTGGGGCGGAGAGTGGGGGAGCAAGGCGGAGGGAAGTGGTGGAGGCGATCGGTAAGGCTGCCAGAGAATGGGGTTTCTTCAGCATCATCAACCATGGCGTTCCGTTGGAAACAATGAACGCCATGTTGGAATCTATAAAGAGATTCCACGAGCTCCCATACGAGGAGAAGGAGTCACTCTACACATACGAGAGAAGCAAGCTAGTGAAGTGGAACAGCAACCTCCCCGCTCAGAAAGGCGATCCTGCTTGTTGGAGGGATGTTTTGAATGTGGTTTACACTAACGATCATCTTGACTCTCACGAAATTCCTTCAGCCTGCAG GAAGGAAATGGAGGAGTATGTAAAGTACATGATTGAGGTGAGGGAACTAATGGCAGAGTTGTTCTCAGAAGCCTTAGGCCTTCCCACTGATTACTTGTCCAAAATGGAGTGCATGAAAAGTCAGTCTATATCATGTTTGTATTACCCAGCTTGTCCCGAGCCTCACAAGACCTTAGGAGCCCCCAAGCATTCCGACACCACTTTCCTCACCTTGCTCATTCAGGACACCCTCGGCGGCCTTCAGATGCTTCGCGACAACCAATGGGTTGATGTACCGCCCGTCCCTGGGGCCCTCATCACCAACTTCGGTGATCTCATGCAG ATTCTTAGCAACGACGAGTTCATGAGCGTGGAACATAGAGTGTTGTCGCAGTTGGCAGGGCCGAGGATCTCGGTGGCAACCTTCTCCACACCGAGCATCCGAGCACAAGGGAAGCCATTTGGTCCCATCAAAGAGCTCGTCACCAAAGACAAGCCTGCGGTCTATAGAGACTTCATGTTCGAAGAGTACTTCCAATACTACAAAGTCAAAGGAGCTCGCGTTGAATCAGCCTTCGATTATTACAggattaataaataa